The genomic region GGCCCGCTACGCGGCCTCGCTCATTAAAGTCGAATACAAAGCGGAAGAGCCTGTAACCAATCTGCGCGCGAAGCCCAAAGGCCATAAAGCCAAGAGCGGCAAAACCGGCTTCGTACCACCCAAAGACCGCGGCAAGCCCGACAAGGCCTTCAAAAACGCCGACGTGCAGGTGGAAGCCGAGTACTTTCACATGCCCGAGCACCACAACCCTATGGAGATGTTTGCCTCCACGGTGGTGATGGAAGAAGACGGCAAGCTGAAGATCTACGACAAAACCCAGGGCGCCGTCAACAGCCACACCTACGTCACGAAGGTATTCGGGCTGAGCAAAGACGACGTGCGCGTGATGAACCAGTTCGTGGGCGGGGGCTTTGGCTCGGGCCTGCGTCCGCAGTACCAGCTTTACCTGGCCGTGATGGCCGCGCTGGAGCTGAAACGCTCGGTACGCGTGGTGCTCACGCGCCAGCAGATGTTCTCCTTTGGCCACCGCCCCGGCACGTTGCAAACCATCTCCCTGGGCGCGTCGTCCGACGGCATGTTGCAGGCCGTGAAACACGAGGCATTGGCCGAAACGTCGCAGTTTGAGGAGTACACCGAAACCGTGGTAAACTGGTCGGGTATGCTCTACCACTGCGACAACGTAAAACTGGGCTACTACCTCCGCAACCTCGACCTCTATACACCGCTGGACATGCGGGCCCCTGGTGCCGTCACGGGTATTGGAGCCTTTGAAGTAGCAATTGACGAGTTGGCCTATAAAGTAGGCATCGACCCATTGGAGTTCCGCCTGAAAAACTACGCTGAAACCAACGAGTTTGAGGGTAAGCCATTTTCCAGCAAAGAGCTTCGGGCCTGCTACGCGCAGGGTGCCGCCCGCTTTGGGTGGGCCAAGCGCAATCCTAAGCCCCGCTCTACCCGCGAGGGTACCAAGCTCATTGGCTGGGGCGTAGCCACGGGTATGTGGGACGCGCAGCAGCAGAAATCAGCCGCTAAAGCCAATTTGTCTATCGACGGCAAGCTGGTGGTGGGTAGCTCTACTGCCGACATTGGCACGGGCACTTACACGGCCATGAGCCTAATTGCGGCCGAAACGCTGGGCCTACCCCTCGACGACGTAACGTTTAA from Hymenobacter aerilatus harbors:
- a CDS encoding xanthine dehydrogenase family protein molybdopterin-binding subunit produces the protein MAATTYVGKSTRRVDGRAKVTGEAKYAAEYNTPGLTYGYVISSDVAKGKITKIDASNALALDGVLQVFTHENAPRPAYFDRPFKDQDSVGGSPFRPLYSDEIKFSMQPIGLVVADSFEVARYAASLIKVEYKAEEPVTNLRAKPKGHKAKSGKTGFVPPKDRGKPDKAFKNADVQVEAEYFHMPEHHNPMEMFASTVVMEEDGKLKIYDKTQGAVNSHTYVTKVFGLSKDDVRVMNQFVGGGFGSGLRPQYQLYLAVMAALELKRSVRVVLTRQQMFSFGHRPGTLQTISLGASSDGMLQAVKHEALAETSQFEEYTETVVNWSGMLYHCDNVKLGYYLRNLDLYTPLDMRAPGAVTGIGAFEVAIDELAYKVGIDPLEFRLKNYAETNEFEGKPFSSKELRACYAQGAARFGWAKRNPKPRSTREGTKLIGWGVATGMWDAQQQKSAAKANLSIDGKLVVGSSTADIGTGTYTAMSLIAAETLGLPLDDVTFKLGDTTLPEAPLEGGSWTVASVGSAVKEACQAVAEKVFKLAKDVKGSPLSGASFDEVEFVEGKVQLKGDYSSGVSIVEAMRQGKVNFIEEETTTLPNMLKQMQYARNTHSAVFVEVEVDEDLGQICVRRVVSAIAGGRVISPKTARSQIIGGVVWGISMALHEESVLDHHYGRFMNHNLAEYHVSVNADIHDIDVIFVEEHDDIVNPLGAKGLGEIGIVGTAAAVCNAIYHATGKRVRELPITLDKLL